A stretch of Gymnodinialimonas phycosphaerae DNA encodes these proteins:
- a CDS encoding L-malyl-CoA/beta-methylmalyl-CoA lyase: MSFRIQPTPIARPNRCQLFGPGSNPKLFEKMAASAADVINLDLEDSVAPDDKATARANIIAAIKDVDWGKKTLSVRINGLDTPYWYRDVVELLEADTPRLDIIMIPKVGCAADIYAVDALVTAIETAKGRTKPVGFEVIIESAAGIAHVEEIAAASPRMQAMSLGAADFAASMGMQTTGIGGTQENYYMLHEGQKHWSDPWHWAQTAIVAACRTHGVLPVDGPFGDFSDDEGYRAQARRSATLGMVGKWAIHPKQIAVANEVFTPSEEAVAEAEEILAAMEKAKAEGAGATVYKGRLVDIASIKQAEVIVQQSKIIAS; this comes from the coding sequence ATGAGCTTCCGCATCCAGCCCACTCCCATTGCACGCCCAAACCGCTGCCAGCTGTTCGGCCCCGGCTCGAATCCGAAACTGTTCGAGAAGATGGCGGCCTCTGCGGCGGATGTGATCAATCTGGATCTGGAAGACAGCGTCGCGCCGGATGACAAGGCCACGGCACGGGCCAACATCATCGCCGCGATCAAGGACGTGGATTGGGGCAAGAAGACCCTTTCGGTCCGGATCAACGGCCTCGACACGCCCTATTGGTATCGCGATGTGGTGGAACTGCTGGAGGCCGACACCCCGCGTCTGGACATCATCATGATCCCCAAGGTGGGGTGCGCGGCGGATATCTACGCGGTCGATGCCCTGGTCACGGCGATTGAAACGGCCAAGGGGCGCACAAAGCCCGTCGGCTTTGAGGTGATCATTGAGTCTGCCGCGGGTATCGCCCATGTCGAAGAAATCGCGGCGGCTTCGCCCCGGATGCAGGCGATGAGCTTGGGGGCTGCGGATTTCGCGGCGTCGATGGGGATGCAGACGACCGGCATCGGCGGCACGCAAGAGAATTACTACATGCTCCATGAGGGCCAAAAGCACTGGTCCGATCCTTGGCATTGGGCCCAGACGGCGATTGTCGCGGCCTGCCGCACCCATGGGGTGTTGCCCGTTGACGGGCCGTTCGGCGATTTTTCGGATGATGAGGGCTACCGCGCGCAGGCGCGACGGTCTGCAACCTTGGGAATGGTTGGCAAATGGGCGATCCACCCCAAGCAAATCGCCGTTGCTAATGAAGTCTTCACCCCTTCCGAAGAAGCTGTGGCCGAGGCGGAAGAGATTCTGGCCGCCATGGAAAAGGCCAAGGCCGAAGGGGCCGGGGCGACCGTTTACAAAGGCCGTCTGGTAGACATCGCGTCGATCAAACAGGCCGAGGTCATCGTGCAGCAGTCTAAAATTATCGCGAGTTAA
- a CDS encoding LytS/YhcK type 5TM receptor domain-containing protein, with amino-acid sequence MSVTFIVDVIVAIAVSALLGEAYGGVRRKLSGKALAPFALGALFGVIALILMLRPIEPYDGLLIDLRNIPIALAGAFLGWRGLLPCLFIAASTRIGMGGIGATAGVVAMIMAGGAGCFWAWYVQRFDKRSFKMLLVLAIAMSSHLLAGFVLPDDLAAWFFTTAALPLFAMNLLAIPLIGYVLERENRRIQREHRMAAAMTRDPETGLLTGAAFVRDVTNAFAALPYGTFSGFLKISVNTGGWHLSERFFGAAEKAVLDGPFLAQHMEHAQYAGMAIDGSVLVPVTAYEIDTVSRVKSHLRLGLQNRCRDEGISATLQFEVLEAPDPKDFLRIAKTAAVIPRSDWAHQRCGPRGALGSRAHITTPRRSQIFNPEEHEVLFAKAEFLIERSST; translated from the coding sequence ATGTCTGTCACTTTCATCGTTGATGTGATCGTAGCAATCGCTGTGTCCGCCCTTCTGGGTGAGGCCTACGGCGGCGTTCGTCGGAAACTCTCGGGCAAGGCCCTGGCGCCTTTTGCCCTGGGGGCTCTGTTTGGCGTGATCGCCTTGATCCTCATGCTGCGCCCGATCGAGCCGTATGACGGTCTGCTCATCGATCTGCGCAATATTCCGATTGCCCTTGCCGGGGCATTCCTGGGCTGGCGCGGGTTGTTGCCGTGTCTGTTCATCGCCGCGAGCACGCGGATTGGGATGGGGGGCATCGGTGCAACGGCTGGCGTAGTGGCGATGATCATGGCAGGTGGTGCCGGTTGTTTCTGGGCGTGGTATGTCCAGCGGTTTGACAAGCGTAGTTTCAAAATGCTGCTGGTTCTGGCCATCGCGATGTCGTCGCATTTGCTGGCAGGTTTCGTGTTGCCCGACGATTTGGCCGCCTGGTTCTTTACAACCGCTGCGTTGCCCCTGTTCGCGATGAACCTTTTGGCCATTCCGCTGATCGGTTACGTACTGGAACGAGAAAACCGCCGTATTCAAAGAGAACACCGGATGGCGGCTGCCATGACGCGGGATCCGGAAACGGGACTGTTGACCGGGGCCGCTTTCGTGCGCGACGTGACCAATGCCTTCGCCGCGCTGCCTTACGGGACGTTCTCGGGATTTTTGAAGATCTCCGTGAATACCGGAGGCTGGCATTTGTCCGAGCGGTTCTTCGGGGCTGCCGAAAAGGCGGTCCTGGATGGGCCCTTCCTGGCACAGCATATGGAGCACGCACAATACGCGGGCATGGCCATTGATGGCTCGGTTCTGGTGCCGGTTACCGCATACGAAATTGACACGGTCAGCCGCGTCAAATCGCATCTACGCCTTGGCCTTCAAAACCGTTGCCGGGATGAGGGGATCAGCGCGACCCTGCAGTTCGAGGTGTTGGAGGCTCCGGATCCCAAGGACTTCCTGCGCATTGCGAAAACTGCGGCGGTCATTCCGCGCTCTGACTGGGCGCATCAACGATGCGGGCCGCGCGGCGCGTTAGGCAGCAGGGCACACATCACTACGCCCCGCAGGTCGCAGATCTTTAACCCGGAAGAGCATGAGGTTCTTTTTGCAAAGGCGGAATTTCTGATCGAGCGAAGCAGCACCTAG
- a CDS encoding acetyl-CoA carboxylase carboxyltransferase subunit alpha: MNYLDFEKPLAEIEGKAEELRAIARREEGMDVEDQAAALDKKAADLLRDLYADLTPWRKCQVARHAQRPHCKDYIEALFTEYTPLAGDRNFADDHAIMGGLARFEDTPVVVIGHEKGFDTKTRIERNFGMARPEGYRKAVRLMDLADRFNLPVITLVDTPGAYPGKGAEERGQSEAIARSTEKCLQIGVPLISVIIGEGGSGGAVAFATADRLAMLEHSVYSVISPEGCASILWKDAEKMREAAEALRLTAQDLHKLGVCDVVINEPMGGAQRDKQAAIKSVGKAIASMLAGLHEADRAALIAGRRKKFLDLGTKGLAA, translated from the coding sequence ATGAACTACCTCGACTTCGAAAAGCCGCTTGCCGAGATTGAAGGCAAAGCCGAAGAGTTGCGCGCCATCGCGCGCCGGGAAGAGGGGATGGACGTCGAAGATCAGGCGGCGGCCCTCGACAAGAAAGCCGCCGATCTGCTGCGGGACCTCTACGCGGATCTGACGCCTTGGCGGAAATGCCAGGTTGCCCGCCACGCACAGCGCCCCCACTGCAAGGATTACATCGAAGCGCTGTTCACCGAGTATACGCCGCTGGCCGGGGATCGAAATTTTGCCGACGACCATGCGATCATGGGCGGCCTGGCCCGGTTTGAGGATACGCCTGTCGTCGTCATCGGCCATGAGAAGGGCTTTGACACCAAGACAAGGATCGAGCGTAATTTCGGCATGGCCCGCCCCGAAGGCTATCGCAAGGCGGTGCGCCTGATGGACCTTGCCGACCGCTTCAACCTGCCCGTCATCACCCTTGTCGACACCCCTGGCGCCTACCCCGGCAAGGGCGCGGAAGAACGCGGCCAGTCCGAGGCGATTGCACGCTCTACCGAGAAATGCCTGCAAATCGGCGTGCCGCTGATCTCGGTGATCATCGGCGAAGGCGGCTCAGGCGGCGCAGTGGCCTTCGCCACTGCCGACCGTCTGGCGATGTTGGAGCATTCGGTCTATTCCGTCATCAGCCCGGAGGGCTGCGCCTCCATCCTTTGGAAAGACGCCGAAAAGATGCGTGAAGCGGCCGAGGCCCTGCGGCTGACAGCCCAGGACCTGCACAAGTTGGGGGTTTGCGACGTGGTCATCAACGAGCCGATGGGCGGCGCGCAGCGTGACAAGCAAGCGGCCATCAAGAGCGTGGGCAAAGCGATTGCATCGATGCTTGCGGGCCTCCACGAGGCCGACCGCGCAGCCCTGATCGCGGGGCGCCGCAAGAAATTCCTTGATCTAGGCACCAAAGGTCTCGCCGCGTGA
- a CDS encoding CIA30 family protein, with protein sequence MQSITAFTWRYAADTVMGGVSTGRGWVEDGVLRLQGTVSTANNGGFIQIRADLPHGLSGDAVHLRVRGNGERYFVHLRSIHSTRPWLSYRAGFDTGPEWAEVTLPLGAFSPSRDPLPAQIRAEDVRSIGIVAYGRDHDADVRVSHIGV encoded by the coding sequence ATGCAGTCTATCACCGCGTTTACCTGGCGCTATGCCGCCGACACCGTCATGGGCGGCGTCTCGACCGGGCGCGGCTGGGTCGAAGACGGGGTGCTGCGGTTGCAAGGCACCGTCTCGACGGCGAACAATGGCGGCTTCATCCAGATTCGGGCGGATCTGCCCCACGGTCTAAGCGGGGATGCCGTGCACCTGAGGGTCCGTGGCAATGGCGAGCGTTATTTCGTCCACCTGCGGAGCATCCACAGCACACGGCCCTGGCTATCCTATCGCGCCGGGTTCGACACGGGCCCGGAGTGGGCCGAGGTCACCTTGCCGCTCGGCGCGTTCAGTCCGTCCCGCGATCCCTTGCCCGCCCAGATCCGGGCCGAGGACGTGCGATCCATCGGGATCGTGGCGTATGGGCGTGACCACGACGCGGATGTCCGGGTCTCGCACATCGGCGTTTAA
- a CDS encoding pyridoxamine 5'-phosphate oxidase family protein encodes MKTITDIAALEALYDAAVPTSLKKVVPGLTPLYRQWIEAARFVVISTVGPEGTDASPRGDDGPVVRIVDDRTLMMPDWRGNNRIDSLRNIVRDGRVSLMFMVPGADNVVRINGTAVLTDDPDVTSTFEQRGKHPRSVIVVTTGEVYFQCAKAIMRAGLWTRDDAEGLPKAGDFITDVDPAFDGKTYDAEYPVKAPERMW; translated from the coding sequence ATGAAAACGATTACCGACATCGCCGCGCTGGAAGCCCTCTATGACGCTGCCGTGCCCACCTCACTCAAGAAGGTGGTGCCCGGTCTCACCCCGCTTTATCGCCAATGGATCGAGGCCGCGCGGTTCGTCGTGATCAGCACCGTCGGTCCCGAGGGCACCGACGCCAGTCCCCGGGGGGACGACGGCCCCGTCGTCCGCATCGTCGATGACAGGACGCTGATGATGCCCGATTGGCGCGGTAACAACCGCATCGATAGCCTGCGCAACATCGTTCGCGATGGGCGCGTCTCGCTGATGTTCATGGTGCCCGGCGCGGATAATGTGGTGCGGATCAACGGGACGGCGGTGCTGACCGACGACCCGGACGTGACATCGACGTTCGAACAGCGCGGCAAGCACCCCAGGTCCGTGATCGTGGTGACCACCGGAGAGGTGTATTTTCAATGTGCCAAAGCGATCATGCGCGCGGGGTTGTGGACCCGGGATGACGCAGAAGGCCTACCGAAAGCCGGTGATTTCATCACCGATGTGGACCCCGCCTTCGACGGCAAGACCTATGACGCCGAATATCCCGTGAAAGCGCCGGAGCGGATGTGGTGA
- a CDS encoding lysophospholipid acyltransferase family protein, with protein MQTLRSFVHIVQMYVAMLVIGVVLFPWALFSPRGAHFACHTYCRWVFWTLSWMVGLKIEVRGTPPTDEVMVAAKHQSFLDVMAIYHAVPRGKFIMKRELMYAPIIGQYGLRIGCVPVNRGKRGAAIKKMLEDVRSGRQQGGQLIIYPQGTRIAPGVSAPYKAGTGALYGQMDQACVPVATNIGVFWPKKGITRKPGVAVVEFLPRIEPGMAPKPFLARLEHEIETASDALLDEIGFVRHAP; from the coding sequence ATGCAAACCCTCCGATCCTTCGTTCACATCGTGCAGATGTATGTCGCGATGCTGGTGATCGGCGTCGTGTTGTTTCCCTGGGCGCTGTTCAGTCCCCGCGGTGCCCATTTCGCCTGCCACACCTATTGCCGTTGGGTCTTCTGGACCCTCAGCTGGATGGTTGGCCTGAAAATCGAAGTCCGCGGCACGCCCCCCACCGATGAGGTCATGGTCGCCGCCAAACACCAAAGCTTTCTGGACGTCATGGCCATCTATCACGCCGTCCCACGGGGTAAGTTCATCATGAAACGTGAACTGATGTACGCCCCGATCATCGGTCAGTACGGGTTGCGCATTGGCTGCGTTCCCGTCAATCGCGGCAAACGTGGCGCGGCGATCAAGAAGATGCTGGAGGATGTCCGTTCGGGCCGCCAACAGGGCGGCCAGTTGATCATCTACCCCCAGGGAACCCGCATCGCGCCCGGCGTCTCGGCCCCTTACAAGGCCGGAACCGGCGCGCTTTATGGGCAAATGGATCAGGCCTGTGTGCCGGTGGCGACCAACATAGGGGTGTTTTGGCCGAAGAAGGGCATCACCCGAAAACCGGGTGTGGCGGTTGTGGAATTCCTGCCCCGCATTGAACCGGGAATGGCCCCGAAACCTTTCCTCGCCCGTTTGGAGCATGAGATCGAAACCGCCAGCGACGCTCTGCTGGATGAGATTGGATTTGTGAGACACGCACCATGA
- a CDS encoding cell division protein FtsX has protein sequence MSLGADLFALVRGDAQADRVVPRSGQSARLTLATSAAMAFLAVFAMALSMASGRLADRWSDALAQSSTIRISAPPAELEAQTWAVLTILEQTPGIESARAMTDEDQQALLAPWFGPDLPLEDLPIPRLIEVIETSEGYDADGLRQRLVAEAPGAVLDDHDRWRRPLAEAASRLRLLGGLALVLILGATAAMVTLAAQAALSANEQVIRVLRLVGARDSYIAQAFVRRFTVRALTGAAVGTAIGVLAVMILPSTRDTAAILTGLSFSGAGWLWPLLIPLLAAATAFLATRFAAFRTLRGLQ, from the coding sequence ATGAGCTTGGGGGCAGACCTCTTCGCCTTGGTGCGCGGCGATGCGCAAGCCGACCGTGTGGTGCCCCGCAGCGGGCAATCCGCACGGCTGACACTGGCCACCTCGGCGGCGATGGCCTTCCTGGCTGTCTTCGCCATGGCGTTATCCATGGCCTCGGGCCGCCTGGCGGACCGCTGGTCCGATGCACTGGCGCAGTCCTCCACCATCCGTATCTCTGCCCCTCCGGCAGAGTTGGAGGCGCAGACATGGGCCGTCCTGACCATTCTGGAACAGACCCCCGGCATCGAAAGCGCCCGCGCCATGACCGATGAGGACCAGCAGGCGCTGCTGGCCCCCTGGTTCGGGCCGGACCTGCCGCTTGAAGACCTGCCCATCCCCCGTCTGATCGAAGTCATCGAAACGTCCGAAGGCTATGACGCCGACGGTTTGCGCCAGCGCCTTGTCGCGGAAGCGCCGGGGGCCGTTCTTGATGATCACGACCGATGGCGTCGCCCGTTGGCAGAGGCAGCAAGCCGCCTGCGCCTGCTGGGGGGCCTCGCGCTGGTGCTGATCCTTGGGGCCACCGCCGCCATGGTGACGCTCGCGGCTCAGGCCGCCCTCTCGGCGAATGAGCAGGTGATCCGCGTGCTGCGCCTAGTGGGCGCACGCGACAGCTACATCGCCCAAGCCTTCGTGCGCCGCTTTACCGTGCGCGCCTTGACCGGGGCCGCCGTGGGCACCGCGATCGGCGTGCTTGCCGTGATGATCCTGCCCTCGACGCGCGACACGGCAGCGATCCTGACCGGCCTCAGCTTTTCGGGCGCGGGGTGGCTCTGGCCGCTTCTGATCCCGCTTCTTGCGGCCGCCACGGCCTTTTTGGCGACACGATTTGCCGCGTTCCGCACCTTGCGAGGCCTTCAATAA
- a CDS encoding cell division ATP-binding protein FtsE, whose translation MIEMQDAAYGYGAEPLLSGLSLHLPPGSFHFLTGPSGAGKTTFLKLCYAELLPTGGHISLFGHTATGLARDGIADLRQRIGVVHQDCNFLDHLPLRDNLALPLTVTGKGSMVQESNLTELIGWVGLSARANAFPPELSGGERQRAALARAIIMDPDLILADEPTGNVDWDMSLRLLNLLVELNKLGKTVVIATHDLALIRAAKQRVQARVLRIQGGQIISAGADL comes from the coding sequence ATGATCGAGATGCAGGACGCCGCCTATGGGTACGGGGCCGAGCCGCTTCTTTCAGGCCTGTCGTTGCATCTGCCGCCGGGCTCTTTCCACTTCCTCACAGGACCTTCGGGCGCGGGCAAAACCACCTTTTTGAAGCTGTGCTATGCCGAACTGCTGCCCACGGGCGGGCACATCAGCCTGTTCGGCCATACTGCGACGGGCCTCGCCCGCGATGGCATCGCGGATCTGCGCCAACGCATCGGTGTCGTGCATCAGGACTGCAATTTCCTGGATCATCTACCCCTGAGAGACAACCTCGCCCTGCCCCTGACGGTCACCGGCAAGGGCAGCATGGTCCAGGAAAGCAACCTGACGGAACTGATCGGCTGGGTCGGCCTTTCGGCCCGCGCCAATGCGTTCCCGCCCGAACTGTCAGGGGGCGAGCGTCAGCGCGCGGCGCTGGCCCGCGCGATCATCATGGATCCGGATCTGATCCTTGCCGATGAGCCTACCGGCAACGTCGATTGGGACATGTCCCTGCGGCTTCTGAACCTGCTGGTCGAATTGAACAAGCTGGGCAAGACCGTTGTCATCGCCACCCATGATCTGGCGCTGATCCGCGCCGCCAAGCAGCGCGTTCAGGCGCGGGTGCTGCGGATCCAGGGCGGGCAGATCATCAGCGCGGGGGCGGACCTATGA
- a CDS encoding DUF4175 domain-containing protein, with product MTEDNADTGPKTDAIKRLIWPLRLTRAGMVAERFVRAFWPVWTLVFVVFAALAFGAGSLASPTVIWSVLGVVSLAALVLIALGIHGFNMPTHAEALERLDATMPGRPITTLLDTPAVGGSDAASRSVWVTHVARMANRAASARAPQPDLRVSRADPYALRYIGAVALAMALLFGGLSRVTEVGEVPLGPGAATASAGPSWEGWVEPPIYTGLPSLYLNDITADGFQAPLGSDITLRAYGAPGEITLRTDIGPMPEPDPNAYAQTVTMERGGTLAVDGPGGREWTVSVRPDQPPTIALDGEVEGEPPGAMQFTFTATDDYGVSSGTATIRLNADAADRRFGLAVDPEPREPVVLDLPMPFRGNRDEFTEVVLEDLSEHPFANLPVTLTLTAVDDAGQIATASYDVARLPGQRFFDPLANGLIELRRDILWSRENAERSARLLRALTHRPEDGLNEGVYLALRSAIQRLESAIDFISIEAQEDVAEILWNAALELEFGDAGSALERLRRAQERLEEAMRQGASDEEIAELMQEMREAMDDYMQELADNTEFGDDTDQPDQGGERQEMTGADLDEMLRRIEELMQEGRIAEAMEMLQALQEMLENMEITQGDGSGDGPQTPGQQAMEGLQDTLRGQQELSDDAFQDLQEQFNPNRPGQQSEQQGDAPQGNQPGQEGENPGDSAGGDGSEGSLAERQQELLRQLEEQARRLPGTGTEAGDEALDQLGDAGRAMDEAADALERGDIAEALDLQSEAMEALREGMTQLGEALAQEQGAEPGQGQAEGNMAESRPLQDPLGRQAGNNGAFGSDENGLGENEEARQRARELLDLLRDRAAEQARPEIERDYLRRLLEQF from the coding sequence ATGACCGAGGATAACGCCGACACGGGCCCCAAGACCGACGCGATCAAGCGGCTGATCTGGCCGCTGCGACTGACCCGTGCAGGCATGGTTGCCGAACGGTTCGTGCGCGCCTTTTGGCCCGTCTGGACACTGGTCTTCGTGGTCTTCGCGGCGCTGGCATTCGGGGCGGGCAGTCTTGCGTCGCCGACCGTCATCTGGAGCGTTCTGGGCGTTGTTTCCTTGGCCGCACTGGTTCTGATTGCCCTTGGCATCCACGGCTTCAACATGCCGACCCATGCCGAGGCGCTGGAGCGTTTAGACGCGACCATGCCGGGTCGCCCGATCACCACATTGCTTGATACACCCGCCGTCGGTGGGAGCGATGCGGCCAGCCGATCAGTCTGGGTCACTCACGTCGCCCGCATGGCCAATCGCGCCGCAAGCGCCCGTGCGCCGCAGCCCGATTTGCGGGTCTCTCGCGCCGATCCCTATGCGCTGCGCTACATTGGCGCGGTCGCACTTGCCATGGCGCTGCTCTTCGGAGGCCTGTCGCGTGTGACTGAGGTCGGCGAGGTTCCGCTTGGCCCGGGTGCCGCCACGGCCTCTGCCGGGCCATCTTGGGAAGGCTGGGTCGAGCCGCCGATCTACACCGGTCTGCCGTCCCTTTACCTCAACGACATCACTGCCGACGGGTTCCAGGCCCCCTTGGGATCCGACATCACCCTGCGCGCCTACGGGGCGCCCGGCGAGATTACCCTGCGCACGGACATCGGGCCGATGCCAGAACCCGACCCCAACGCCTACGCCCAGACCGTCACGATGGAACGCGGCGGCACCTTGGCCGTCGACGGGCCGGGCGGGCGCGAGTGGACCGTCTCCGTCCGCCCGGACCAACCGCCCACCATTGCGCTGGACGGAGAGGTTGAGGGCGAGCCGCCCGGTGCGATGCAGTTCACATTCACCGCCACTGATGATTACGGCGTCAGTTCAGGCACCGCCACAATCCGCCTAAATGCCGATGCCGCCGACCGCCGCTTTGGCCTCGCCGTCGATCCCGAGCCACGTGAGCCTGTGGTTCTCGACCTGCCGATGCCGTTCCGGGGCAACCGCGATGAGTTTACCGAAGTTGTGCTGGAAGACCTGTCGGAACATCCCTTCGCCAACCTCCCCGTGACCCTCACCCTCACCGCCGTGGATGACGCGGGCCAGATCGCCACCGCCTCCTACGACGTGGCCCGCCTGCCCGGTCAGCGCTTCTTTGACCCGCTCGCCAACGGGCTGATCGAGTTGCGCCGCGATATCCTGTGGAGCCGAGAAAACGCCGAACGCTCTGCCCGCTTGTTGCGTGCACTGACCCATCGGCCCGAAGACGGGTTGAACGAAGGCGTCTACCTCGCCCTGCGGTCCGCCATTCAGCGGCTGGAATCTGCCATCGACTTCATCTCGATCGAGGCACAGGAAGACGTGGCCGAAATCCTCTGGAACGCCGCGCTGGAATTGGAATTCGGCGATGCCGGTAGCGCGCTGGAGCGTCTGCGCCGCGCGCAGGAACGCCTAGAGGAAGCCATGCGCCAAGGCGCTTCTGACGAAGAGATCGCCGAACTGATGCAGGAAATGCGTGAGGCGATGGACGACTACATGCAGGAGCTCGCCGACAATACGGAGTTCGGCGACGATACCGACCAGCCCGATCAGGGCGGTGAACGGCAGGAAATGACCGGCGCCGACCTGGATGAGATGCTGCGACGCATCGAAGAACTGATGCAGGAAGGCCGCATCGCCGAAGCGATGGAGATGCTGCAGGCCCTGCAAGAGATGCTGGAAAACATGGAGATCACCCAGGGCGACGGCAGCGGTGATGGCCCGCAAACGCCCGGCCAACAGGCCATGGAAGGCCTGCAAGACACGCTGCGCGGCCAACAGGAGCTGTCCGACGACGCCTTCCAGGACCTGCAAGAGCAGTTCAACCCCAACCGCCCAGGCCAGCAAAGCGAACAGCAGGGCGATGCACCCCAAGGCAACCAGCCCGGCCAAGAGGGCGAGAACCCCGGTGATAGTGCCGGTGGCGATGGCAGCGAAGGATCCCTGGCCGAGCGGCAACAGGAACTATTGCGCCAGTTGGAAGAACAAGCCCGTCGCCTCCCCGGCACTGGCACCGAAGCGGGCGACGAGGCGCTGGACCAGCTTGGCGACGCTGGTCGCGCGATGGACGAGGCGGCGGATGCGCTGGAACGCGGCGACATTGCCGAGGCGCTGGACCTGCAATCCGAGGCGATGGAGGCCCTGCGTGAGGGCATGACGCAATTGGGCGAGGCCTTGGCACAGGAACAAGGCGCAGAGCCCGGCCAAGGACAAGCCGAAGGTAACATGGCCGAAAGCCGCCCGCTGCAAGACCCACTGGGACGACAGGCAGGCAACAATGGTGCCTTTGGGTCCGACGAGAACGGTTTGGGTGAGAACGAAGAAGCCCGCCAACGCGCACGCGAACTTCTGGACCTGCTGCGCGACCGCGCCGCCGAACAGGCCCGCCCCGAGATCGAGCGGGATTACCTACGCAGGTTGTTGGAGCAATTCTGA